A window of the Candidatus Omnitrophota bacterium genome harbors these coding sequences:
- a CDS encoding TIGR00725 family protein → MQKKVIAVIGGHKSNSRVECLALNLGKNLAKVVDILVSGGLSGVMEAVNKGFKEGNGITIGIIPSYKKNDANKFIDIVIPTGLGLARNVLVVKSADIVIALPGEAGTLSEIAYCLQFGIPVISLGSWDIPGVISVDSITQAISEVKKRLK, encoded by the coding sequence ATGCAAAAAAAGGTTATCGCGGTAATAGGTGGGCACAAAAGTAATAGCAGGGTGGAGTGTTTAGCCCTTAATTTAGGTAAAAATTTGGCTAAAGTGGTTGATATTTTGGTTTCTGGCGGCTTAAGTGGAGTAATGGAAGCAGTTAATAAGGGATTCAAAGAGGGAAATGGTATAACTATAGGTATTATACCGAGTTACAAAAAGAACGACGCTAACAAATTCATAGATATTGTTATACCTACAGGGTTAGGCTTAGCCAGAAATGTATTAGTAGTTAAGAGTGCGGATATTGTGATAGCTCTTCCCGGGGAAGCAGGGACTTTATCGGAAATAGCCTATTGTTTACAGTTCGGCATTCCTGTAATCAGCCTCGGCTCTTGGGATATACCCGGAGTTATAAGCGTTGATAGTATAACTCAGGCAATATCAGAGGTTAAGAAAAGGTTAAAATGA